Proteins encoded in a region of the Pseudomonadales bacterium genome:
- the narH gene encoding nitrate reductase subunit beta: MKVRAQIAMVLNLDKCIGCHTCSVTCKNVWTSREGVEYAWFNNVETKPGIGYPKEWENQDKWNGGWERTKAGKLVPRTGGRWRLLSKIFANPDLPQIDDYYEPFTFDYQHLHTAPESKHQPTARPRSLISGQRMEKIEWGPNWEEILGSEFAKRSKDKNFDNVQKDIYGQFEKTFMMYLPRLCEHCLNPACVSACPSGAIYKREEEGIVLIDQDKCRGWRMCVSACPYKKIYYNWKSGKSEKCIFCYPRIEMGEPTVCSETCVGRIRYLGVMLYDADRIEQAAAVPADKDLYQAHLDVFLDPHDPKVIAAARAEGIPDSWLESAKISPVYKLAIDWKLALPLHPEYRTLPMVWYVPPLSPIQSAAESGQMGMNGALPDVHSLRIPVRYLANMLTAGEEAPVVRALERILAMRAWRRALNVDGVEDHAVLQQVGLSVAQAEEMYRYLAIANYEDRFVIPTGHREYANDAYGERGGCGFSFGNGCHGDSAADLFGQRKTTNFVVQEYRPAAQETAAQAAQK, from the coding sequence ATGAAAGTGCGCGCACAAATTGCGATGGTGTTGAATCTCGATAAATGTATCGGCTGCCACACTTGTTCTGTCACTTGTAAAAATGTTTGGACCAGCCGCGAAGGTGTGGAATACGCGTGGTTTAACAATGTGGAAACCAAACCCGGTATTGGCTATCCGAAAGAATGGGAAAATCAAGACAAATGGAATGGCGGTTGGGAGCGCACGAAAGCGGGTAAGTTAGTGCCGCGCACCGGCGGCCGTTGGCGTTTATTATCAAAAATATTTGCCAACCCTGATTTGCCGCAGATTGATGATTATTACGAACCGTTTACTTTCGATTATCAGCATTTGCACACAGCGCCAGAATCGAAGCATCAACCCACCGCACGCCCACGATCTTTGATCAGCGGTCAGCGCATGGAAAAAATTGAATGGGGGCCGAACTGGGAAGAAATCCTCGGCAGTGAATTTGCCAAGCGCAGCAAAGATAAAAACTTCGACAATGTGCAAAAAGACATTTACGGACAGTTTGAAAAAACTTTCATGATGTATTTGCCGCGTTTGTGCGAGCATTGCTTGAATCCAGCTTGTGTATCGGCTTGCCCATCGGGTGCGATTTACAAACGCGAAGAAGAAGGCATTGTGTTGATCGATCAAGATAAATGTCGCGGTTGGCGTATGTGCGTTTCCGCTTGTCCGTACAAAAAAATCTACTACAACTGGAAAAGCGGCAAATCGGAAAAATGCATTTTTTGTTATCCGCGCATTGAAATGGGCGAGCCAACGGTTTGCTCAGAAACTTGTGTCGGTCGCATTCGTTACTTGGGCGTGATGTTGTACGACGCAGATCGCATTGAACAAGCGGCAGCAGTACCGGCAGATAAAGATTTGTATCAAGCGCATTTGGATGTATTTCTCGATCCGCATGACCCCAAAGTCATTGCCGCCGCGCGCGCGGAAGGTATTCCTGACAGTTGGTTGGAATCGGCAAAAATTTCACCCGTGTATAAATTGGCGATTGATTGGAAACTCGCACTGCCGTTGCATCCTGAATATCGCACGCTGCCGATGGTGTGGTATGTGCCGCCTTTATCGCCGATTCAATCTGCTGCAGAAAGTGGGCAGATGGGCATGAATGGCGCGCTGCCGGATGTGCATTCGCTGCGCATTCCTGTGCGCTATCTCGCCAATATGCTGACAGCGGGTGAAGAAGCGCCGGTGGTGCGCGCGCTGGAACGCATTTTGGCGATGCGCGCGTGGCGCAGAGCGCTGAATGTGGATGGCGTGGAAGATCACGCCGTGTTGCAACAAGTGGGATTGAGTGTGGCGCAAGCGGAAGAAATGTATCGCTATCTCGCGATTGCCAATTACGAAGATCGTTTTGTGATTCCCACAGGGCATCGCGAATACGCCAACGACGCGTACGGTGAGCGTGGCGGTTGTGGTTTTTCATTTGGCAATGGTTGTCACGGCGATAGCGCGGCAGATTTATTTGGTCAGCGCAAAACAACCAATTTTGTGGTGCAGGAATATCGACCTGCTGCGCAAGAAACTGCGGCACAGGCGGCGCAAAAATGA
- the narI gene encoding respiratory nitrate reductase subunit gamma, with the protein MNLFDQFAFQIYPYIAMAVFFVGSWARYDRAMYTWRTGSSQMLSDKGMRWGSNLFHVGVLAVLGGHLVGLLTPHAVYEHFISTPHKQLLAMIFGGAFGVVCLVGLCILLLRRLTNPRIRATGTFADTLVLVLLLAQLLLGLFSIFISAGHLDGSVMLLLAEWAQHIVTFRWGAADYVLGVHWVYKAHIVLGMTLFLIAPFTRLVHVWSIPVGYLWRPYQVVRRRSASAFNQSPRV; encoded by the coding sequence GTGAATTTATTTGATCAATTTGCGTTTCAAATTTATCCCTATATCGCGATGGCGGTTTTTTTTGTTGGCAGTTGGGCGCGCTATGATCGTGCAATGTACACCTGGCGCACTGGTTCTAGTCAAATGCTGTCGGATAAAGGTATGCGTTGGGGTAGCAATCTTTTTCATGTTGGCGTGTTGGCGGTGTTGGGTGGGCATTTGGTGGGTTTGCTCACGCCACACGCGGTGTACGAGCATTTTATTTCTACGCCACACAAACAATTACTGGCGATGATTTTTGGTGGTGCGTTTGGCGTAGTTTGTTTAGTGGGTTTGTGTATTTTGTTGCTGCGGCGTTTAACCAATCCGCGTATTCGCGCTACAGGAACTTTTGCCGATACGCTGGTGTTGGTTTTGTTATTGGCGCAGTTGTTGTTGGGCCTGTTCAGTATTTTTATTTCAGCCGGACATTTAGACGGCAGCGTGATGTTGTTGTTAGCAGAATGGGCGCAACACATCGTGACCTTTCGTTGGGGTGCTGCGGATTATGTGTTGGGCGTGCATTGGGTTTACAAAGCGCACATTGTGTTGGGTATGACTTTGTTTTTGATCGCACCATTCACGCGTTTGGTGCATGTGTGGAGTATTCCTGTGGGCTATTTGTGGCGGCCGTATCAAGTCGTACGCCGTCGCTCTGCGTCTGCTTTTAATCAATCGCCGCGCGTGTGA
- a CDS encoding peptidoglycan DD-metalloendopeptidase family protein, translating into MRALYAAGAQSQLRLLLDQDDARTLTRNLQYHDYLVAARQLKMQSYLDAIQRITQIEKDIAANLIELQALQKNLQDENTQLHAERAARQKLIDTADADLKTKGGTLEQLNQDRNALQKVITQIEQQRALAIAQEEKRQRQAQLEKEQQEKEQQQQAEQTKNRTETKPAASAYSAEDLARLQTQSFTQRKGKMQWPTQGQLENRFGDQRQGSVQWDGLRINAANGAPVLAVHGGRVMYADALTGQGLLLVLDHGDGYMSLYAHNDMLLREVGEWVKPGDEIARVGNSGGEKNPALYFEIRKDGNPINPLPWLSKK; encoded by the coding sequence TTGCGCGCTCTGTATGCAGCAGGCGCGCAATCGCAACTGCGCTTGCTGTTGGATCAGGATGATGCCCGCACCCTCACCCGCAATTTGCAATATCACGACTATTTAGTTGCTGCTCGGCAACTCAAAATGCAGTCGTATCTCGACGCTATTCAGCGCATCACTCAAATTGAAAAAGACATCGCCGCCAACCTCATCGAGCTGCAAGCTCTGCAAAAAAACTTGCAGGATGAAAATACGCAACTACACGCCGAGCGCGCGGCGCGACAAAAACTGATCGACACTGCCGATGCCGACCTGAAAACCAAAGGTGGCACGCTGGAGCAATTAAACCAAGACCGCAATGCATTGCAAAAAGTAATCACTCAAATTGAACAACAGCGCGCGCTGGCCATCGCTCAAGAAGAAAAACGCCAGCGCCAAGCACAACTTGAAAAAGAGCAGCAAGAAAAAGAACAACAGCAGCAAGCTGAACAAACTAAAAATCGCACAGAGACAAAACCCGCTGCTTCTGCCTACAGCGCAGAAGATTTAGCACGCCTGCAAACGCAATCTTTTACGCAGCGCAAAGGGAAAATGCAGTGGCCGACACAAGGGCAATTGGAAAATCGTTTTGGCGATCAACGCCAAGGCAGTGTGCAATGGGATGGCTTGCGCATCAATGCAGCTAACGGTGCGCCCGTGTTGGCTGTACACGGCGGTCGTGTAATGTACGCTGACGCACTCACAGGACAAGGATTGCTATTGGTATTAGATCACGGCGATGGCTACATGAGTTTGTACGCGCACAACGATATGTTGCTGCGTGAAGTTGGCGAATGGGTAAAACCTGGCGATGAAATTGCGCGCGTTGGCAACAGCGGCGGTGAAAAAAATCCTGCACTCTATTTTGAAATTCGCAAAGACGGCAATCCCATCAACCCATTGCCGTGGCTGAGTAAAAAATAA
- the gpmI gene encoding 2,3-bisphosphoglycerate-independent phosphoglycerate mutase, with the protein MPQAPKPLVLLILDGFGYREETKDNAIAAANTPVWDKLWRENPRSLVSGSGLDVGLPEGQFGNSEVGHMTLGAGRVVWQQLTRIDKDIADGGFFENPAYCTAIDAAVANKKAVHIWGLLSSGGVHSHENHILAALQLAVQRGAEQVYLHAFLDGRDTPPRSAEDSLRITQDTLEALGTGRIATVCGRYYAMDRDKRWDRVEQAYNLLTDGKAAYHAATAVEALHEAYARDENDEFVKPTVVGAPVQLHDGDAVLFMNFRADRARQITRAFTHPAFDGFVRARTPALSHFVMTSEYADDIPALCAYPPSTLKNSLGEYLASLGKTQLRIAETEKYAHVTFFFSGGREALYEGETRILVDSPKVATYDLQPEMSAFEVTDKLIEAIGSKQYDVIICNYANGDMVGHTGIFSAAVKAVEALDVCVGRVRDAVLTAGGECLITADHGNCEQMQDYEAHQVHTQHTCEQVPFLYIGQRAVSLHDGGTLADVAPSMLALMGIPQPAEMHGRNLIDLHTK; encoded by the coding sequence ATGCCTCAAGCACCAAAACCCCTCGTTCTGTTGATTCTCGATGGCTTCGGCTACCGCGAAGAAACCAAAGACAACGCTATCGCCGCCGCCAACACACCGGTGTGGGACAAACTCTGGCGCGAGAATCCGCGCAGCTTGGTGTCCGGCTCCGGTTTGGATGTGGGCTTGCCCGAAGGACAGTTCGGCAACAGCGAAGTCGGGCATATGACACTGGGTGCTGGGCGCGTGGTGTGGCAGCAACTCACACGCATCGACAAAGACATCGCCGACGGCGGCTTTTTTGAGAACCCCGCCTACTGCACCGCCATTGATGCAGCAGTCGCCAATAAAAAAGCCGTACACATTTGGGGGCTGCTCTCCTCCGGCGGCGTACACAGCCACGAAAATCACATCCTCGCTGCCTTGCAACTCGCGGTACAACGCGGCGCAGAACAAGTGTATTTGCACGCTTTTCTCGACGGGCGCGACACCCCACCGCGCAGCGCGGAAGATTCTTTGCGCATCACACAAGACACATTAGAAGCACTCGGCACTGGGCGCATTGCCACGGTTTGCGGTCGCTACTACGCGATGGATCGCGACAAGCGCTGGGATCGCGTCGAGCAGGCCTACAACTTACTCACGGATGGCAAAGCCGCTTACCACGCCGCCACGGCTGTTGAAGCTTTACATGAGGCTTACGCTCGCGACGAAAACGACGAATTTGTGAAGCCGACTGTGGTTGGCGCGCCTGTGCAATTGCACGATGGCGATGCCGTGTTGTTCATGAATTTTCGTGCGGATCGCGCGCGACAAATCACCCGCGCGTTTACCCATCCCGCTTTCGATGGTTTTGTGCGTGCGCGCACGCCGGCACTCAGCCATTTTGTGATGACTAGCGAATACGCCGATGACATTCCCGCGCTGTGTGCGTATCCACCTTCCACCTTAAAAAATTCGCTAGGTGAATATTTGGCGAGTTTAGGTAAAACGCAATTGCGCATTGCAGAAACGGAAAAATATGCGCATGTCACTTTCTTTTTCAGTGGCGGACGCGAAGCACTGTACGAAGGCGAAACGCGCATTTTGGTCGATTCACCGAAAGTCGCGACTTACGATTTGCAACCCGAAATGAGCGCCTTTGAAGTCACGGATAAATTGATCGAAGCCATCGGCAGCAAACAATACGATGTCATCATCTGTAATTACGCCAACGGCGATATGGTCGGACACACCGGTATTTTCAGCGCAGCCGTAAAAGCGGTGGAAGCCTTGGATGTGTGCGTCGGTCGCGTGCGCGATGCGGTGTTGACCGCAGGCGGTGAATGTCTGATCACTGCCGATCACGGCAACTGTGAACAGATGCAAGATTACGAAGCGCACCAAGTACACACACAACATACTTGTGAACAAGTTCCGTTTTTGTATATCGGTCAACGCGCAGTCAGCCTGCATGACGGTGGTACACTGGCCGATGTCGCGCCGAGCATGTTGGCATTAATGGGCATACCACAACCCGCTGAAATGCACGGCCGCAACTTGATTGACTTGCACACAAAATAA
- a CDS encoding nitrate/nitrite transporter yields MPETASIQPAQRTRALCLATFSLTVCVALWVIFSIVGLELQRELALTDTQYGLLVAVPILTGSLSRLALGIWAEVVGARRVQSVLMLVVAGFAFALPMASSYAMLLLLGLGLGLAGGAFAVGVVYVSAWYPPEKQGVALGLFGMGNVGTAVTSMAAPLLLTIMDWRHVVWVYAGVMLVSACVFYLLAQPQPIKRLTDGKVNWHDRLDPLRSFQVWSFSVYYFLVFGGFVALAGWLPRFYMGVYGVDIQTAGLLAASFLIPATLFRSVGGMLSDRYGARRMMYISFSTCAVAFFFLSYPNTHYVVEGINGPIPFSIVPHMSVRALVLAVMGMTMSLGMAAVFKHIPEYYPQHVGAVGGVVSMIGGLGGFFFPIAFGAMNDLVGIWTSCFMLLFIVSVTNLLWMHFSILYMNRRRFPMIIHDTDLPEIMRARMRREKTQSNQNPH; encoded by the coding sequence ATGCCTGAGACTGCCTCTATTCAGCCGGCGCAGCGCACGCGCGCCCTGTGTTTAGCCACCTTTTCACTCACGGTGTGCGTCGCCCTGTGGGTGATTTTTTCCATTGTCGGGCTTGAGCTGCAGCGCGAGTTAGCACTCACGGATACACAGTATGGCCTCTTGGTGGCTGTGCCAATTTTGACTGGCTCACTCAGCCGCTTGGCGCTGGGTATTTGGGCGGAAGTTGTGGGTGCGCGCCGCGTGCAAAGTGTGTTGATGCTGGTGGTGGCGGGCTTTGCTTTTGCACTGCCGATGGCGTCGTCTTACGCCATGCTGTTGCTGTTAGGGCTGGGCTTGGGTTTGGCGGGTGGCGCGTTTGCCGTGGGCGTGGTCTATGTCTCGGCGTGGTATCCGCCAGAGAAACAGGGTGTCGCGCTGGGCTTGTTCGGCATGGGCAATGTCGGCACGGCGGTGACCAGCATGGCGGCGCCCTTGTTGCTGACGATCATGGATTGGCGGCATGTCGTGTGGGTCTATGCGGGTGTGATGTTGGTATCCGCCTGCGTGTTTTACCTGCTGGCGCAGCCACAGCCCATCAAACGCCTCACTGATGGCAAAGTGAATTGGCATGATCGCCTCGACCCACTGCGCAGCTTCCAAGTGTGGAGTTTCTCCGTGTACTACTTTTTGGTGTTCGGCGGATTTGTCGCACTGGCGGGTTGGTTGCCGCGTTTTTACATGGGGGTTTATGGTGTCGATATACAAACAGCGGGTTTGTTGGCTGCGAGTTTTTTGATTCCCGCCACGCTGTTTCGCTCTGTGGGCGGCATGTTGTCCGATCGCTACGGCGCGCGGCGCATGATGTATATCTCGTTCTCCACTTGTGCCGTCGCGTTTTTCTTTTTGTCGTATCCCAATACGCACTATGTGGTCGAAGGCATCAACGGCCCCATCCCTTTTAGCATCGTGCCTCATATGTCGGTGCGCGCCTTGGTGCTCGCTGTGATGGGTATGACGATGTCGCTCGGTATGGCAGCGGTGTTCAAACACATTCCCGAATACTACCCGCAGCATGTCGGCGCAGTGGGCGGTGTGGTGAGTATGATCGGCGGCTTGGGTGGTTTCTTTTTTCCGATTGCCTTCGGTGCAATGAATGACCTAGTAGGCATTTGGACAAGCTGCTTTATGCTGTTGTTTATCGTGTCTGTCACGAATTTATTATGGATGCACTTCTCGATTCTTTATATGAACCGCCGTCGCTTCCCAATGATTATTCACGACACCGATTTGCCGGAAATTATGCGGGCTAGGATGCGGCGGGAGAAAACGCAGTCGAATCAGAATCCCCATTGA
- the narJ gene encoding nitrate reductase molybdenum cofactor assembly chaperone: MSLLKLIGVLLDYPQDDLWQHGDELVSAVQDAGLPAHRREDLLRFVRALLAQDALDAQDGWLQLFDRGRSMSLLLFEHIHGESRDRGQAMVNLMEAYRKNGFALATKELPDYLPLVLEYLSHRPMEEAVDWLRNLQHIIALLAARAEERESPYALLFSLLVECADEKFDLHELRQRVSQEARDDTPEAMDKLWEEEVVRFGVDTPACNTQQASDEQPLRFTNAQQVQP, encoded by the coding sequence ATGAGCTTGCTTAAATTGATCGGTGTGTTGCTGGATTATCCGCAAGACGATTTGTGGCAACACGGTGATGAGTTAGTGTCGGCTGTGCAGGATGCGGGGTTGCCGGCGCATCGTCGTGAAGATTTGCTGCGTTTTGTGCGCGCGTTATTGGCACAGGATGCGTTGGATGCGCAAGATGGCTGGCTGCAATTATTTGATCGTGGTCGCAGCATGAGTTTGTTGTTGTTTGAACATATTCATGGTGAGTCGCGCGATCGCGGGCAGGCGATGGTTAACTTGATGGAAGCGTATCGCAAAAATGGTTTTGCGTTGGCGACAAAAGAATTGCCGGATTATTTGCCACTGGTTTTGGAATACCTCAGTCATCGTCCGATGGAAGAAGCGGTGGATTGGTTGCGCAATTTACAACATATCATTGCGCTGCTCGCCGCACGCGCTGAGGAACGAGAAAGTCCTTACGCCTTGCTGTTCTCGTTGTTGGTGGAGTGCGCGGATGAAAAATTTGATCTGCACGAATTACGGCAGCGCGTGAGCCAAGAGGCGCGTGATGACACACCCGAAGCGATGGATAAATTATGGGAAGAAGAAGTCGTGCGTTTTGGTGTTGATACGCCAGCGTGTAATACGCAGCAAGCAAGTGATGAACAACCTCTCCGATTTACTAACGCACAGCAGGTGCAACCGTGA
- a CDS encoding FAD-binding protein, with the protein MSEFETVEVDFLIVGSGAGAMTSAIRAHDLGLKTLVVEKSSYYGGTSAMSGGSIWIPNNHLMPAVGVPDSDEEALTYLKALTENEVEESRLQAYIRKGREMLAYLEMRDDLHCEALPEYSDYYPNVQGAKPGARTLEAKRFSTLKLGWDLQQLRPPHPACTTFGLLHMTAKEAQHAVYGHWSASLQIVKNMALYLIGLPLRLIAPRSTRVTLGNALVAALRLGLKRRNIPLWLNSPAKELCVENNRIVGAVIERNGKKVSVRAKKGVLLASGGFEHNPFLRQQYLPKPTSTDWSAANKHNTGDALAMTEKLQPALHLMDDAWWSPATLVPGSAPAHALVFEKSMPHGVFVNSKGERFTNESAPYIDVVNDMYSNHQEGERHSVPCWMIFDAHYRHKTAVGGAIYPATMMPDSRVPKNYWNRLLFKGDTLPALAREIGVDSQKLQETVLRFNRFAHNGIDEDFLRGANASDRYYSDPACAPNPNLGAMLEGPFYAVPVVAGDIGTKGGLLTDADARVLREDGSIIKGLFACGNCSAAVMGRSYAGAGSTLGPAMVFGFIAAEAAAELFE; encoded by the coding sequence GTGAGTGAGTTTGAAACGGTGGAAGTGGATTTTTTAATCGTCGGCAGTGGTGCGGGCGCGATGACGAGTGCGATACGCGCACACGATCTCGGTCTGAAAACACTGGTCGTGGAAAAAAGTAGTTATTACGGCGGCACTTCGGCGATGTCTGGCGGCAGTATTTGGATTCCCAATAATCATTTGATGCCAGCGGTCGGTGTGCCGGATAGCGACGAAGAAGCACTCACTTATTTAAAAGCGTTGACTGAAAATGAAGTGGAAGAATCGCGTTTGCAGGCTTACATCCGCAAAGGACGCGAGATGTTGGCGTATTTGGAAATGCGCGACGATTTGCACTGCGAAGCGCTACCGGAATACAGCGATTACTACCCAAATGTGCAAGGCGCAAAACCGGGTGCGCGCACTTTAGAAGCGAAGCGTTTTAGCACGCTGAAATTGGGTTGGGATTTGCAGCAGTTGCGTCCGCCACATCCAGCTTGCACCACGTTTGGTTTGTTGCATATGACGGCAAAAGAAGCACAGCACGCGGTGTATGGGCATTGGAGTGCTTCGTTGCAAATCGTCAAAAACATGGCTTTGTATTTGATTGGTTTACCGCTGCGTTTGATCGCGCCGCGCAGCACACGCGTCACACTGGGCAATGCCTTAGTCGCTGCACTGCGTTTGGGTTTGAAACGCAGAAATATTCCTTTGTGGTTGAATAGCCCAGCAAAAGAATTGTGCGTGGAAAATAATCGCATCGTTGGTGCAGTGATCGAACGCAATGGAAAAAAAGTTAGCGTGCGTGCAAAAAAAGGTGTACTGCTCGCCAGCGGCGGTTTTGAACACAATCCATTTTTGCGTCAGCAATATTTACCAAAACCGACATCAACCGATTGGTCGGCAGCCAACAAACATAACACTGGCGATGCCTTGGCAATGACGGAAAAATTACAGCCTGCGTTACATTTGATGGATGACGCTTGGTGGTCGCCAGCAACTTTAGTGCCGGGTTCTGCGCCTGCACACGCCTTAGTGTTTGAAAAAAGTATGCCGCACGGCGTTTTTGTAAACAGCAAAGGCGAGCGCTTCACCAATGAATCGGCGCCGTACATTGATGTTGTCAATGATATGTACAGCAATCACCAAGAAGGCGAAAGACATTCTGTGCCGTGTTGGATGATTTTTGATGCGCACTATCGCCACAAAACAGCGGTGGGTGGCGCGATTTATCCTGCGACGATGATGCCAGACAGCCGCGTACCAAAAAATTATTGGAATCGTTTGTTGTTCAAAGGTGACACGCTGCCAGCCTTGGCGCGAGAAATCGGTGTGGATTCACAAAAACTACAAGAAACCGTTTTGCGTTTTAATCGGTTTGCACACAACGGTATTGATGAAGATTTTTTGCGCGGCGCGAATGCGTCAGATCGCTACTATTCTGATCCCGCTTGCGCACCCAATCCCAATCTCGGTGCGATGTTGGAAGGGCCTTTTTATGCTGTACCAGTTGTAGCGGGTGATATTGGCACCAAAGGCGGTTTGCTGACGGATGCCGATGCGCGTGTATTGCGTGAAGATGGCTCAATCATTAAAGGTTTGTTTGCTTGCGGCAATTGTTCTGCCGCAGTGATGGGGCGCTCTTACGCGGGCGCAGGTTCAACATTGGGGCCTGCGATGGTGTT
- a CDS encoding peptidylprolyl isomerase produces MSSSSPQRIDAVQIEEALQEEKRSFGQPAPSLLFVGETAISEVDIAREMQFHPALTPAQSRTEAARALMVRELLRLECERLQIAESVERQNDESLEEACIRELLEREVVEHAAPTETDCLRYFEQNRERFRAPDRLRVRHILLPAAADDTEHRVQARAQAEQLIAQLQSNPVLFADFALRHSACPSKEQGGELGWLQRGQTTPEFERQAFRLPEGLADFPVESRWGYHIVWVDAAEQGAALDFAAVQTPIAEYLALQVHQSEVQHYVGELQARYGVQGWEHFDA; encoded by the coding sequence ATGTCTTCATCATCACCACAGCGCATCGATGCCGTACAAATTGAAGAAGCACTGCAAGAAGAAAAACGATCGTTTGGTCAGCCTGCGCCCAGTTTGTTGTTTGTCGGTGAGACTGCGATCAGCGAAGTGGATATTGCGCGCGAGATGCAATTTCATCCTGCGCTGACACCGGCGCAATCACGCACAGAAGCCGCACGCGCTTTGATGGTGCGCGAGTTATTGCGTTTGGAATGTGAACGCTTACAAATTGCAGAAAGCGTTGAGCGGCAGAATGATGAATCCTTAGAGGAGGCTTGTATTCGTGAGTTGTTAGAGCGCGAAGTGGTTGAACACGCTGCTCCTACAGAAACAGATTGCTTGCGTTACTTTGAACAAAACCGCGAGCGGTTTCGCGCGCCAGATCGATTGCGTGTGCGTCACATTTTGCTGCCGGCCGCTGCCGACGATACAGAGCATCGCGTGCAAGCGCGCGCACAGGCCGAGCAGTTGATTGCCCAGTTGCAGAGTAATCCCGTGTTGTTTGCGGATTTCGCTTTGCGTCATTCTGCCTGCCCGTCCAAAGAGCAGGGCGGCGAGCTCGGTTGGTTGCAGCGCGGGCAGACCACGCCGGAGTTTGAACGACAGGCGTTTCGCCTGCCGGAGGGGCTGGCGGATTTCCCTGTGGAGTCGCGCTGGGGTTATCACATCGTTTGGGTGGATGCGGCAGAGCAGGGCGCAGCATTGGATTTCGCTGCCGTGCAAACGCCCATCGCTGAGTATTTGGCATTACAGGTTCATCAGAGCGAAGTGCAGCACTATGTGGGTGAGCTGCAAGCGCGCTATGGCGTGCAGGGATGGGAGCATTTTGATGCCTGA
- a CDS encoding TMEM165/GDT1 family protein, whose translation MTESLLVSTGVVALAEIGDKTQLLAFLLAARFKKPLPIILGILAATLVNHGLAGSLGAWITASVSPSIMSWLLGLSFIGMAIWTLIPDKIEEEETLMAQKLGVFGATLITFFLAEMGDKTQIATVAMAAHYAAPLLVVIGTTLGMLIADVPAVFAGDKLATKIPMRLVHSIAASVFAVLGVMTLLGAGSQWGF comes from the coding sequence ATCACCGAATCCCTGCTCGTTTCCACCGGCGTCGTCGCCCTCGCTGAAATTGGCGACAAAACCCAGCTGCTGGCTTTCTTACTCGCCGCACGCTTCAAAAAGCCACTGCCGATTATTCTTGGCATCCTCGCTGCCACCCTCGTCAATCACGGTTTGGCCGGTTCGTTGGGCGCATGGATTACCGCCAGCGTCAGCCCTAGCATTATGAGCTGGTTGCTGGGCTTATCGTTTATCGGCATGGCGATCTGGACGCTGATCCCCGACAAAATTGAGGAAGAAGAAACGCTGATGGCACAGAAGCTTGGCGTATTTGGCGCAACGCTGATCACTTTTTTTCTCGCGGAAATGGGCGACAAAACACAAATCGCCACCGTCGCTATGGCAGCGCACTACGCCGCGCCGCTGTTAGTGGTGATCGGCACCACGCTGGGCATGTTGATTGCCGATGTGCCCGCTGTATTCGCTGGCGACAAACTCGCCACCAAAATTCCGATGCGCTTAGTGCACTCCATCGCTGCTAGCGTCTTTGCCGTGTTGGGCGTGATGACGCTGTTGGGAGCAGGCAGTCAATGGGGATTCTGA